The stretch of DNA AGCGTTGTAGCTGCGAATTGGTCGTTTCTGGCTGTCGATTCATCAAGGACCATACATGGGAGTCTTTGAGAGTCGTATCATCTGAGTCTTGGATAGTAAACTAGTGATCTTACAATCATCTGAGTCTCCCCGATGGTAGGTATCCATTGACCCCATCCACAGTCAACTTTGTCCTCTTTTTCCAAACTTGTACAGTCCTGTACAAGCACTCGAATCACTTGTACCGATGCTcgtggtactgtaccatacCATAAACATGGGATGGTGTAAACTTGAGAAATCCCACAGCTTTCAGGAAGACGCAAAGGCTGGACTGTAAGATGACATCATTTATGCTCTGTTTTTTCGCTCAATTTTAGATTTTTCGCCCGATATTTCGCATTTTCATTCATCCATGTGTTTCTATGGTACCTCGTGCTGCGCATATCGCAGACCCCCATCGCAGTACATTTGAGTACGGCAACTGTGTGATTATTGAGCCCTCTCCAAAACACGCAATTGTAGCCCGACGCGTCTGAAAGTCCGGGTGTCTCCTGATCAGGTACCCAACCCGCTCCCGTATCAGTTTCCCCTCCCCATCTCCCTTTCTCCGTCTTTTAGACCGTCTTCCACTTTCTCCCCTCCCCAAGCCCGTTTAAGTTTGGCTTTATGCATTATCTGTAGCAatcaatatatataaaccTGTTCGCGTCAGCCAGTCGACTTTACGAACAACACTCAATTCACTCGCAAAAACATCAATGTCACATTACATCGGAGTAGACGTCGGTACAGGCTCGGCCAGAGCTTGTCTCATGAACGCGGAGGGCGAAATCGTGTCGTTGGCCTCCAgaaacatcaccaagtGGGAACCCATCCCCGACTACATCAACCAGAGCAGCACTGAAATCTGGGAGTCTGTGTGTTTCTGCACAAAGAAGGTAATTGAGGACAGTGGAGTGGACCCTTCCCAGGTCAAGGGTATCGGTTTTGATGCCACCTGTTccttggtggtgctggATGAAGACAATAAGCCCGTTGCCGTGGGGCCCGACTTCCACGACTCACACCAGAACATTCTGCTGTGGATGGACCACCGAGCTGGAAAGCAaaccaagaagatcaacaagTCCGGCTTCAAGCTCCTGAACTACGTGGGAGGACGAATGAGcgtggagatggagatccCCAAGATCTTGTGGCTCAAGGATAACATGCCCGAGGACGTGTTCGACAAGTGCAAGTTCTATGATCTTCCCGACTACCTCACTCATCAGGCCACTGGCCAGGAGACCCGATCCTTCTGTTCCATCACCTGCAAGCAGGGCTTCGAGCCTGTGGGTGTTGATGGCTCCACCGAGGGCTGGAACCGAGACTTCCTTACTGCTATCGGACTTCCCGAGCTGATCGAGAACGACTTTGCCAAGCTCGGAGGCTCTTTCAAGGAGCACGGAAAGAACATCTTGTCCGCTGGTGATGCCATTGGCCCTCTTAGCGAGGAATCagccaaggagctgggcCTCACCACATCCACCATTGTGGGATCAGCTGTGATTGATGCTTACGCAGGCTGGATCGGAACTGTGGCAGCAAAGActgacattctcaaggagtcgcACCCCTCTTACACCGAGTCCATTGAGCTCGCCACCCATCGACTTGCCGCCGTCGCAGGCACCTCCACCTGCCACCTCGTCATGTCCAAGGAACCCATTTTTGTGCCTGGTGTTTGGGGACCTTACAGAGACGTTCTCGAGAAGGGCTACTGGCTCGCCGAGGGTGGCCAGTCCGCCACTGGAGAGCTTCTCCATCACATTCTCACATCTCACCCCGCTcatctggagctggtggcTAAAGCTGGAGAGGCCGGTATTTCCACCTTTGACTGGCTTAATAACCGACTCGAAGAGATGAAGCTTGAGAAAAACGCCGGATCGCTCTTGTATCTCACACGAAACATGTTCTTCTACGGAGATCTTCACGGCAACAGATCCCCTATTGCCGACTCTT from Yarrowia lipolytica chromosome 1D, complete sequence encodes:
- a CDS encoding uncharacterized protein (Compare to YALI0D15114g, similar to uniprot|Q96UC2 Neurospora crassa Conserved hypothetical protein, similar to Saccharomyces cerevisiae MPA43 (YNL249C); ancestral locus Anc_1.111); the protein is MSHYIGVDVGTGSARACLMNAEGEIVSLASRNITKWEPIPDYINQSSTEIWESVCFCTKKVIEDSGVDPSQVKGIGFDATCSLVVLDEDNKPVAVGPDFHDSHQNILLWMDHRAGKQTKKINKSGFKLLNYVGGRMSVEMEIPKILWLKDNMPEDVFDKCKFYDLPDYLTHQATGQETRSFCSITCKQGFEPVGVDGSTEGWNRDFLTAIGLPELIENDFAKLGGSFKEHGKNILSAGDAIGPLSEESAKELGLTTSTIVGSAVIDAYAGWIGTVAAKTDILKESHPSYTESIELATHRLAAVAGTSTCHLVMSKEPIFVPGVWGPYRDVLEKGYWLAEGGQSATGELLHHILTSHPAHLELVAKAGEAGISTFDWLNNRLEEMKLEKNAGSLLYLTRNMFFYGDLHGNRSPIADSSMKGAFIGLDFDVSLDNLALHYLCAVEFIAQQTRQIVEALNNAGHKVNQIYLSGGQCRNHVLTQIMSSATGYPLIIPKYIDAAVVLGSAMLGARAAHKKDLWEIMGELSGPGKAIYPETDSLDKKILNAKYAIFLDQAETQQKYRKQVAKALGEDEDDEDIEKKKQKTT